In Quercus robur chromosome 11, dhQueRobu3.1, whole genome shotgun sequence, the following proteins share a genomic window:
- the LOC126706587 gene encoding 17.5 kDa class I heat shock protein-like isoform X8, producing MSMIPSFFGGQRSNIFDPLSLTVWDPFKDFPTQFSKENSAFVNTRIDWKETPEAHVLKADLPGLNKEEVKVEVEDDRVVRISGERKIEKEDKNDTWHRVERSSGKFVRSFRLPENVKMDQIKAAMENGVLTVTVPKVEVKKPDVKAIEISG from the coding sequence ATGTCGATGATTCCAAGCTTCTTCGGTGGCCAACGCAGCAATATCTTCGACCCATTATCTCTAACCGTATGGGACCCATTCAAGGATTTCCCAACCCAATTTTCCAAAGAGAATTCTGCTTTCGTTAACACTCGTATTGATTGGAAAGAGACCCCAGAAGCACACGTGTTGAAAGCCGATCTTCCTGGGCTCAACAAGGAGGAAGTGAAAGTCGAGGTCGAAGATGACAGAGTGGTTCGGATTAGTGGAGAGAGGAAGATAGAGAAGGAAGACAAGAATGACACGTGGCATCGTGTCGAGCGGAGCAGTGGCAAGTTCGTGAGGAGTTTCAGGTTGCCGGAGAATGTGAAGATGGATCAGATTAAGGCTGCGATGGAGAATGGGGTTCTCACTGTTACTGTGCCCAAAGTGGAGGTGAAGAAACCTGATGTTAAGGCCATTGAGATCTCTGGTTGA